TCCGCGCCCGACTCCGGCGATGGGACGGCACCGGCCGGGTCTCCCCCGCGGACGGGGCAGGACGGTTGGCAGGTCAAGGGGGAATACGGACTCTACGTCGGCTTCGCCGACCCCGGCCTCGAAGTGCGCTGGCTGACGGACGAGGAGCGGCCCGGCCTGGTTCGAGCGACCGTGGACGGGCGAGTGGTCGCCGAGCAGAAGACGGACGTGGGAACCGCGCATGCGGCGCGCCTGCAGGTACGGGCGGCGGAGATCACGCTCGAATACGGGGCGGAACCGCCTGACGGGGTCGGCGCGGCCGCGGCGCTTCACCGAAGCCGGATCTGGACGGAGCCGCCGGCCGCGGAAGTCGACCTCACGGGCCACGACTCGGTGTTCGTGTTCGGCGATGTGCACGGCGAGTTCGACCGCGTCCTCTGGCTGCTCCGGCTTGCCGATCTGATCGACGCGGAACTGCGCTGGTCGGGCGGCAGCGCCGCGGTTGCCTTCCTCGGGGATCTCTTCGACCGGGGGGAAGACGTCACCCGCCTCCTCTGGTTCGTCTACGGCCTGGAACGGGAGGCACAGGCGGCCGGCGGCCGGGTCATCACGCTCCTCGGCAACCATGAGGCGATGGTCCTGACCGGCGACCTGCGCTACCTGGCGCCGAAGGAAGCGATGATCGCCGACCGACACGGCATGCCGTACGAGACGATGTTCGATCCGGAGCGGTCCATCCTCGGACGCTGGATCGCCGCCAAGCCGGGGCTGGTCCGACTGGACGATCTCCTGCTCGCGCACGGGGGCGTGAGTCCGGCATACGTCGACTATTCGCTCCAGGAGTACCAGGACACCCTGGCGACCTTCATCGCGGAGCCGCTGTTCACGAGATGGCGGGACGAAGCGTTACTCCTTGAATTCGCGCGCGAAACCCGGCTCGACAGCGCCCAGGTTTACCGCCGGTACGACTTCTTTTTCGGATCGGAAAGCGTGCTCTGGTATCGGGACCTCGTGCTCTCCGACACGCTCGGGGGCCACCTCGACGCCGTCCTCGAGCGCCTCGGAGCCCGGACCCACATCGTCGGACACACGCCCGTACCCACGATCCGGGAGAGCTACGGAGGAAAGCTCATTGCC
This is a stretch of genomic DNA from Candidatus Palauibacter polyketidifaciens. It encodes these proteins:
- a CDS encoding metallophosphoesterase gives rise to the protein MLGCAFAAAGVGWIGASAPDSGDGTAPAGSPPRTGQDGWQVKGEYGLYVGFADPGLEVRWLTDEERPGLVRATVDGRVVAEQKTDVGTAHAARLQVRAAEITLEYGAEPPDGVGAAAALHRSRIWTEPPAAEVDLTGHDSVFVFGDVHGEFDRVLWLLRLADLIDAELRWSGGSAAVAFLGDLFDRGEDVTRLLWFVYGLEREAQAAGGRVITLLGNHEAMVLTGDLRYLAPKEAMIADRHGMPYETMFDPERSILGRWIAAKPGLVRLDDLLLAHGGVSPAYVDYSLQEYQDTLATFIAEPLFTRWRDEALLLEFARETRLDSAQVYRRYDFFFGSESVLWYRDLVLSDTLGGHLDAVLERLGARTHIVGHTPVPTIRESYGGKLIAADLLDAATEMLRLTRRRDGGWTREVVRLDGGTVSLDSASNPDA